Proteins from a genomic interval of Verrucomicrobiota bacterium:
- a CDS encoding CHAD domain-containing protein produces MNLRLKRSENLRQGLRRIAEERLREVSQLVGKDGLTAEPVHTARKTIKHLRATLRLTRGALPAEARKERNQVLRDFAGRLSGPRDAAVTLAAFEKAYRESLDAGRRPRVRLRWVAQVRQALRGQAHAPVKAETYRDAAEGVQRLAGNVLPFEDDTRKDDWTDTVETGLRKTYRQGRQLLADIQNTPDAPDAQWHELRKRVKDLGYELALIRKVKGVKPLLAKLDEVGEALGDARDLTLLRDYLNKVPDKRELTSEEQQSFRRLLAHIDLERGQLHQRALKIAQGVYRRGGKKFTTRLTKRWRSWYTG; encoded by the coding sequence ATGAATTTACGACTAAAGCGCAGTGAGAATTTGAGACAGGGACTCCGGCGAATTGCCGAAGAACGGCTCCGGGAGGTATCGCAACTTGTAGGCAAAGACGGGCTCACGGCCGAGCCCGTGCACACAGCCCGAAAAACCATTAAGCACCTGAGGGCGACCTTGCGGCTCACGCGCGGAGCGCTCCCGGCCGAGGCACGCAAAGAGCGCAACCAGGTGTTGCGGGATTTTGCGGGCCGGCTCTCGGGGCCTCGCGATGCCGCGGTCACGCTGGCTGCCTTTGAGAAAGCCTACCGTGAAAGCCTGGACGCCGGTCGGCGTCCGCGGGTCCGGCTCCGGTGGGTGGCGCAGGTGCGCCAGGCCTTGCGCGGCCAGGCCCACGCGCCGGTCAAGGCCGAAACCTACCGGGACGCGGCTGAAGGCGTGCAACGGTTGGCCGGCAACGTGTTGCCCTTTGAGGATGACACCCGGAAAGACGACTGGACCGATACGGTCGAAACCGGCCTGCGAAAGACTTACCGCCAGGGCCGCCAGCTTCTGGCCGACATCCAAAACACACCGGATGCACCCGACGCGCAGTGGCATGAACTGCGCAAACGCGTCAAGGATCTCGGGTACGAATTGGCGCTGATCAGGAAGGTTAAGGGCGTCAAGCCGCTGCTGGCGAAACTTGACGAGGTCGGCGAAGCGCTCGGCGACGCGCGCGATCTGACCCTCCTGCGCGACTACCTGAACAAGGTGCCCGACAAACGTGAACTTACGTCCGAAGAACAACAAAGTTTCCGGCGCCTCCTGGCGCACATTGACCTCGAGCGCGGACAACTGCACCAGCGCGCGTTGAAGATTGCCCAGGGCGTATACCGGCGCGGAGGCAAAAAGTTCACCACGCGGCTGACGAAACGCTGGCGCTCCTGGTACACGGGGTAG
- a CDS encoding winged helix-turn-helix domain-containing protein, whose protein sequence is MHALIIEDDPKTAAFLCESLREAGWFPDTARDGQEGLQKALAGDYAFILLDVMLPRGDGWSVLTSLREKGKATPVLFLTARDAVGDRVRGLDLGADDYLVKPFALPELLARIRSIQRRGLERPPLSLRVADLEVDLLKHTASRGGVPLHLTPKEFALLALMARHAGEVLGRTQIARQVWKLEFDGGSNVVDVAVTRLRRKVDLPSMRPLIRSVYGVGYVLEGS, encoded by the coding sequence ATGCATGCACTAATTATCGAGGACGATCCCAAAACCGCCGCGTTCCTCTGTGAGTCGCTCCGTGAAGCCGGATGGTTTCCGGATACGGCGCGAGACGGGCAGGAAGGTCTGCAAAAGGCCCTGGCTGGAGATTACGCCTTCATCCTGCTCGACGTCATGCTGCCGCGCGGCGACGGCTGGTCGGTCCTCACCTCGTTACGTGAGAAAGGCAAGGCGACCCCCGTGCTGTTTCTTACGGCGCGTGATGCCGTCGGCGATCGGGTGCGCGGGTTGGATCTGGGGGCGGATGATTACCTCGTAAAACCGTTTGCGCTTCCGGAACTGCTCGCGAGAATCCGTTCCATCCAGCGGCGCGGGCTCGAGCGCCCGCCGCTGAGCTTGCGGGTGGCTGACCTTGAAGTCGACCTGCTGAAGCACACGGCCAGCCGGGGCGGCGTTCCGTTGCATCTCACACCCAAGGAGTTTGCCCTTCTGGCGTTGATGGCCCGCCATGCCGGCGAGGTTCTCGGACGCACGCAGATCGCCCGGCAGGTTTGGAAACTGGAGTTCGATGGCGGCTCAAACGTCGTGGACGTCGCGGTCACGCGTCTGCGGCGCAAGGTTGATCTGCCGTCCATGCGACCGCTGATCCGCTCGGTTTACGGGGTAGGCTATGTCCTTGAAGGCAGCTGA
- a CDS encoding heavy metal sensor histidine kinase, whose amino-acid sequence MSLKAAEPAPGPARSWSIVFRLALLYSLSSAISFGAVGAFLYRALGETLDSEAGTVLADKVAVLRQIVRERPHQREALEEEVEWESAARKNSAYYARLLDAEGTVKLASAGADALLPPASRFPAAAPVDRTLGATARWRRDGHALLLTSAIAQTPDHETYVYQLGLDVSGQERVLAAFQEKLLLALSILTGLSAFLGALIAQRGIRPLEKITRAVQRVSATALGERIGTTAWPRELIPLAQAFDNMLERLEDSFTRLSQFSADLAHEFRTPLHNLLGEAQWALVKPRTAEDYRRVVQSGLEECERLARMVEGMLFLARADHGTIPLRWAEIPVSEVVQELLDFFEPWANEREVTLRAQGDAKLQADPDLFRRLLSNLTANAVEHTPSGGQVEVRCEDQGTVVALTVQDTGEGIAPEHLPRLFDRFYRIDAARAHRNGSGLGLAICKKITELHGGTICIESVLRQGTAVQVVLPKKLATRHAQTVQS is encoded by the coding sequence ATGTCCTTGAAGGCAGCTGAACCGGCTCCAGGCCCGGCGCGCAGCTGGTCGATCGTCTTTCGGCTCGCCCTGCTCTATAGCCTTTCTTCAGCGATTTCGTTCGGAGCCGTTGGCGCGTTCCTTTACCGCGCCTTGGGCGAGACCCTGGATTCCGAGGCGGGCACTGTGCTGGCCGACAAGGTCGCGGTCCTGCGCCAGATCGTCCGCGAACGTCCGCACCAGCGCGAGGCGTTGGAAGAGGAGGTCGAATGGGAAAGTGCCGCGCGCAAAAACTCGGCCTACTACGCACGCCTGCTTGACGCCGAAGGAACCGTGAAGCTCGCGTCTGCAGGGGCGGATGCCTTACTGCCGCCGGCATCCCGTTTCCCGGCCGCTGCACCGGTCGACCGCACCCTTGGCGCGACGGCCCGATGGCGCCGGGACGGTCACGCGCTTCTCCTGACGTCGGCCATCGCGCAAACCCCCGACCACGAAACCTATGTTTACCAACTGGGTTTGGACGTGTCCGGCCAGGAACGTGTCCTCGCTGCGTTCCAGGAAAAGCTGCTGCTCGCCCTCTCGATTCTCACCGGCCTTTCGGCTTTTTTGGGAGCATTGATCGCACAGCGCGGAATCCGGCCGCTCGAGAAGATTACCCGCGCCGTGCAACGCGTCAGTGCGACCGCCCTTGGGGAACGCATCGGCACTACCGCCTGGCCGCGGGAGCTGATTCCCCTGGCGCAGGCATTTGATAACATGCTCGAACGCCTGGAGGATTCCTTCACCCGCCTTTCGCAGTTCTCTGCCGATCTGGCCCATGAATTCCGTACTCCCCTCCACAACCTTCTGGGTGAGGCACAGTGGGCGCTCGTCAAACCTCGCACCGCCGAGGATTACCGCCGCGTCGTGCAGTCCGGCTTGGAGGAGTGTGAACGTCTGGCACGGATGGTTGAAGGTATGCTCTTCCTTGCCCGCGCCGATCACGGGACCATCCCGTTGCGCTGGGCCGAGATCCCCGTTTCGGAGGTCGTGCAGGAGTTGCTGGACTTTTTCGAGCCGTGGGCTAACGAACGGGAAGTCACCCTGCGAGCGCAGGGAGACGCGAAACTGCAGGCCGACCCGGACCTGTTTCGCCGGCTTTTGTCCAACCTCACCGCGAACGCGGTCGAACACACGCCTTCAGGCGGGCAAGTCGAGGTCCGATGTGAAGACCAGGGAACCGTGGTGGCGCTGACGGTTCAGGACACCGGAGAGGGCATCGCGCCGGAACATTTGCCCAGGCTGTTTGATCGTTTCTACCGCATCGACGCAGCACGGGCTCATCGAAACGGAAGCGGCCTGGGCCTCGCCATTTGTAAAAAGATCACCGAACTGCATGGCGGAACTATCTGTATCGAAAGCGTGCTCCGGCAGGGAACCGCCGTGCAGGTAGTTTTGCCCAAAAAACTCGCCACCCGGCACGCCCAAACGGTGCAATCATGA
- a CDS encoding beta-propeller fold lactonase family protein: MRPSFCGAVHPVAAQVAALLVALGSALSASAQDQNDNVTPAGQLLTPTAAPGSAFEYFNPELSKYPDFRPSGGAATVLSPDKKTMVIVISGYNLWYDPTGKQDPAASTEYIFVYDVSSGKPVKKQVIQIPNTFVGAAFDPSGNTLYVGGGKDDDVHIFTRSDDGTWSDTGTPVSLGHKGINGVTPSDAPPETAGLAVTPDGSRLVVCNLENDSVSIVDPHAGTVVGEVDLRPGKINPAQQGVPGGEYPYGVVIKGNDLAYVSSLRDREIVAVSLGTLGEQPAVVARINVKGSPNSLLLNRNQTRLFVTADMEDVVNVIDANTNSLLHTIRTTGPDYAVGNFQPYRGSIPNNLALSPDEKTLYVTNAGNNSLAVIDLSARRVTGLIPTSFWPTAVATSQDGNFLFVTNWKSPAGPNPEHFTNPINSNAANQYVLQLDKAGLLTIPLVTDPGTLDQLTRTVAANNGYSVQPDANDQTMMAGLRNRIKHVIYIVKENRTYDQLLGDLPEGNGDPFITQFGYDVTPNFHRLVTDFVLLDNFYTPGDVSGNGWPWSTAGRETDYGVKSITENYAGRGFSYDTEGTNRDVNVGYARLDRRLQAAPYLTNDPDILPGAVDVAAPDGPEGQKGKGYLWDAALRAGLAIRDYGFFCDLVRYGTTSGNTDISAYQIPLERNPASVNLQVAFPTKPALIRNFDPYFRSFDTAFPDFYREAEWEREFAAFDQNGNLPQLSFVRLMEDHMGNFNRALDMVNTPEKQQADNDYAVARLVDRVAHSSYKNDTLIFICEDDSQDGPDHVDAHRSTAYVVGPYVKHNALVSDRYSTVNLIRTIEDVLGLEHLNLYTATARPMTSCFDLNQQDWDFVAQPSAYLVFGTTLPVPQNPPVSVSGGISTHDAAYWAEKTKDFDFSREDNLFDPQLFNRIIWAGLKGTAPYPAARTGLDLRRNREKLLEQAAILFDLETHLPGLATQTQQSRR; this comes from the coding sequence ATGAGGCCTTCATTTTGCGGCGCCGTGCATCCGGTTGCGGCGCAGGTTGCGGCCCTGCTGGTCGCACTCGGTTCTGCACTTTCAGCTTCGGCGCAGGATCAGAACGACAACGTTACCCCCGCCGGACAGCTTCTCACCCCGACGGCTGCTCCGGGGTCCGCGTTCGAATACTTCAACCCCGAATTATCGAAGTACCCTGACTTCCGGCCGAGCGGTGGAGCCGCCACGGTCCTCAGCCCTGACAAAAAGACGATGGTGATCGTCATTTCGGGGTACAACCTGTGGTATGACCCGACCGGTAAACAGGATCCCGCGGCCTCCACCGAGTACATTTTTGTCTACGACGTAAGCAGCGGCAAACCGGTTAAGAAACAGGTTATCCAGATTCCGAACACCTTTGTCGGCGCAGCGTTCGATCCCTCAGGAAACACCCTCTACGTCGGAGGTGGTAAAGACGACGACGTGCACATTTTCACGCGCTCGGATGACGGTACGTGGTCGGACACAGGCACGCCGGTCAGCCTTGGCCACAAGGGAATCAACGGCGTCACCCCAAGTGATGCGCCGCCGGAAACCGCGGGCCTGGCGGTCACTCCGGACGGCTCGCGACTGGTCGTCTGCAACCTGGAAAACGATTCCGTTTCGATCGTAGACCCGCACGCCGGCACGGTGGTTGGCGAGGTCGACCTGCGCCCCGGTAAGATCAATCCGGCTCAGCAAGGCGTGCCCGGCGGCGAGTACCCCTATGGCGTGGTGATCAAGGGCAATGACCTTGCGTACGTCTCCAGCCTCAGGGACCGCGAAATCGTGGCGGTCAGCCTGGGGACACTGGGTGAGCAGCCGGCTGTCGTTGCCCGCATCAACGTCAAGGGTTCACCCAACTCGCTGCTGCTGAACCGGAACCAGACCCGTTTGTTCGTGACGGCGGACATGGAGGACGTGGTCAACGTCATTGACGCTAACACGAATTCCTTGCTGCACACCATCAGAACCACAGGTCCGGACTACGCGGTAGGCAACTTTCAACCCTACAGGGGCAGCATCCCCAATAATCTGGCGCTCTCGCCCGACGAGAAAACGCTTTACGTGACCAACGCCGGCAACAACTCGCTCGCCGTCATCGACCTGAGCGCAAGACGCGTCACGGGCCTGATTCCTACCTCGTTCTGGCCCACGGCCGTCGCCACGAGCCAGGATGGCAACTTCCTGTTCGTGACCAATTGGAAGAGCCCCGCCGGTCCCAACCCGGAACATTTCACCAACCCGATAAACAGCAACGCGGCAAACCAGTACGTGTTGCAGTTGGACAAAGCCGGGCTGCTTACCATTCCGCTGGTCACCGACCCGGGCACCCTGGATCAACTTACCCGCACCGTGGCCGCTAACAACGGCTATTCGGTGCAGCCGGACGCCAATGATCAGACAATGATGGCCGGGCTCCGCAACCGGATAAAACACGTGATCTACATCGTCAAGGAGAACCGGACCTATGATCAGCTTCTCGGCGACCTGCCTGAAGGCAACGGCGACCCGTTCATCACCCAGTTCGGGTACGATGTGACGCCGAATTTCCACCGGCTCGTGACCGATTTTGTCCTCCTGGATAATTTCTACACCCCGGGCGACGTCAGCGGCAACGGCTGGCCCTGGAGCACGGCGGGCCGGGAAACCGATTACGGCGTGAAGAGCATCACGGAAAACTACGCCGGCCGCGGATTCTCGTACGATACCGAAGGTACTAACCGCGACGTCAATGTCGGTTACGCAAGATTGGACCGGCGTTTGCAAGCTGCGCCTTACCTGACGAATGACCCGGACATTCTCCCGGGTGCCGTCGACGTCGCCGCCCCTGACGGGCCGGAAGGTCAGAAAGGAAAAGGTTATCTCTGGGACGCAGCCCTGCGTGCAGGGCTGGCCATCCGCGACTACGGCTTTTTCTGTGACCTGGTCCGTTACGGCACCACGTCGGGAAACACCGACATCAGCGCTTACCAGATCCCGCTCGAACGTAACCCGGCCTCGGTAAACCTGCAGGTCGCCTTTCCCACCAAGCCGGCCTTGATCCGCAACTTCGACCCTTACTTCCGCAGCTTCGATACCGCCTTCCCGGATTTCTATCGTGAAGCCGAGTGGGAGCGCGAGTTTGCAGCCTTTGACCAGAACGGCAATTTGCCGCAGCTCAGCTTCGTGCGCCTCATGGAAGATCACATGGGCAACTTCAACCGTGCCCTCGACATGGTAAACACGCCGGAGAAACAGCAGGCGGACAACGATTATGCCGTCGCCCGGCTGGTCGACCGGGTTGCCCACAGCAGTTACAAAAACGATACCCTCATCTTCATCTGCGAGGATGATTCCCAGGATGGTCCCGACCACGTCGACGCACATCGCTCGACGGCCTACGTCGTGGGGCCGTACGTAAAGCATAACGCCCTCGTCTCGGACCGGTACAGCACGGTTAACCTGATCCGTACGATCGAAGACGTCCTCGGCCTCGAGCACCTGAACCTTTACACTGCGACGGCACGCCCCATGACCTCGTGCTTCGACCTTAACCAGCAGGACTGGGACTTCGTCGCACAACCCTCTGCGTACCTCGTATTCGGCACGACCCTGCCCGTGCCTCAGAATCCGCCGGTTTCGGTATCAGGCGGAATTTCGACCCACGACGCGGCGTACTGGGCCGAAAAGACGAAAGACTTCGATTTCAGCCGGGAAGATAACCTCTTCGATCCGCAGCTGTTTAACCGGATCATCTGGGCCGGGCTCAAGGGAACGGCGCCCTACCCCGCGGCCCGGACCGGCCTCGACCTGCGCCGGAACCGGGAGAAACTGCTCGAACAGGCGGCAATTCTGTTCGACCTGGAAACCCATCTGCCGGGATTGGCAACTCAGACGCAGCAGTCCCGGAGGTAG
- a CDS encoding TonB-dependent receptor, with amino-acid sequence MLNPMVVTGTAPHPENQPIAEEITEEAANLEVVQSRQEIARYPDVRLGESLKRLPGIGLQYNQGQGLYASVRGIDPNLVGVTFGGVRLPATDALGRHVSLNQIPSDLVSQIVLTESNTPDQDAEALGGTIELTPRSAFDSSKVTFEGRMGSGFLPLRPGYPIIDGSITAGTTFGFGAGGNPFSSHREGTAASRRDPSGDGKGPGNPVPANGENAAGPRPFGVLGGAAYYDDHVGVDSFQAAYNDGTPVAYDTKLLNELDFYRFTFHRRTYGYGGSVDYRPSENLRLYINFDDGGYVESNVRYGLSLLNLNTAVSATDAPASDGPDSRTFRTTRGELLSSLRYKTEEHHDNQVLSGGGRALLGPLIVDFRGSFAQGYSFSPLDSTLNFATPKDEVISYNNSGTADRPTIILGGAPGLTRPFDPTQYKFSSLTIDRNGSTDTEVAGAINVTVPITLAGYSAALKFGTNLRFRDKDRYDDPQTYSAYHGPAASGENNLTLADVAGSSFYSVYGGYYALGFSPSLPKFQAFMKTFGGGFARNARADEVTALQAYFDDTENVYAGYLQGDISFGRLNLLAGVRLEATQADYGAYANAPGTDPGTPSSYHFVNRYANYANLFPSFQAKFQFTDYLQARFAYSTAIGRPTFGQVTAATIVNQVDRTITSGNPGLKPTTDNSFDLAVDFYPVKGALFTVGVFDKELANYVFQRSLNVLVNNVNYTETTYLNGGSAYARGIELNYQQEFEFLPGFLSGFGIAANYTYVDSRGNAHPTQATRLPYTAPNLYNVSLFYDKYGLQFSLAATFTDRSLEAIGSSTLTDRYFDTEFHLDLSVSYRFCNGLGLYVHAKNLTNQAFRVYEGSTNRPIQREFYGETYVAGVQFKF; translated from the coding sequence ATGCTCAATCCGATGGTGGTTACGGGAACGGCGCCGCACCCGGAAAACCAACCCATCGCTGAAGAGATCACCGAGGAAGCGGCTAACCTGGAGGTCGTCCAATCGCGTCAGGAAATCGCCCGATACCCCGACGTGAGGTTGGGCGAGTCCCTGAAAAGGCTGCCGGGAATCGGGCTGCAATACAACCAGGGACAGGGCCTGTATGCCTCGGTGCGAGGCATCGATCCCAACCTCGTCGGCGTCACTTTTGGCGGGGTCCGTTTGCCGGCGACCGATGCACTCGGACGTCACGTCTCGCTGAATCAGATCCCCTCTGACCTGGTGAGCCAGATCGTATTAACGGAATCGAATACTCCTGACCAGGATGCCGAGGCTTTGGGCGGCACCATCGAGCTCACTCCGCGCAGTGCCTTTGATTCATCTAAGGTCACCTTCGAAGGCCGGATGGGGTCCGGCTTCCTGCCGCTTCGACCGGGTTACCCGATCATCGACGGCTCAATCACGGCCGGAACCACCTTCGGATTTGGCGCGGGCGGGAATCCCTTCAGTTCGCACCGGGAGGGCACCGCTGCCAGCCGACGGGACCCGTCCGGAGATGGCAAAGGGCCCGGTAACCCCGTGCCGGCCAACGGCGAAAACGCGGCCGGTCCACGACCATTCGGTGTGCTTGGGGGAGCCGCATATTATGACGATCATGTCGGAGTTGACAGTTTTCAGGCCGCCTATAACGACGGCACGCCGGTCGCTTATGACACGAAACTCCTCAACGAGCTCGATTTCTACAGATTCACTTTCCACCGCCGCACGTATGGTTATGGCGGCTCGGTTGACTACCGGCCCTCGGAAAATCTTCGGCTTTACATCAATTTCGACGACGGCGGTTACGTCGAGTCGAACGTGCGTTACGGGTTAAGCCTGCTCAACCTGAATACCGCAGTCAGCGCCACGGATGCCCCCGCCTCAGACGGGCCGGACAGCAGGACCTTTCGGACGACCCGGGGCGAGCTTCTTTCAAGCCTCCGGTACAAAACTGAGGAACACCACGATAACCAGGTCCTCTCCGGTGGTGGCCGGGCGTTGTTGGGTCCGCTGATCGTGGATTTCCGAGGGTCGTTCGCTCAGGGGTATAGTTTCAGTCCCCTCGATTCGACCCTGAACTTCGCCACGCCGAAGGATGAGGTGATTTCCTACAATAATTCCGGGACCGCAGACCGCCCGACGATCATTCTGGGAGGTGCGCCCGGACTCACGAGGCCCTTTGATCCGACCCAGTACAAATTCAGCTCCCTGACTATCGACCGCAACGGCAGCACGGATACGGAAGTCGCCGGTGCCATCAACGTTACCGTTCCGATCACCCTCGCCGGCTACTCGGCCGCGCTGAAGTTCGGCACGAACCTTCGGTTCCGAGACAAGGATCGTTACGACGATCCGCAGACCTATTCTGCATACCACGGTCCTGCGGCGAGCGGAGAGAATAATTTAACCCTAGCCGACGTTGCGGGCAGCTCATTCTATTCGGTGTACGGAGGTTACTATGCCCTGGGATTTTCGCCAAGCCTTCCCAAGTTCCAAGCCTTCATGAAAACTTTCGGCGGCGGATTTGCGCGCAACGCGCGCGCCGATGAGGTGACCGCGCTTCAGGCTTACTTCGACGACACGGAAAATGTCTATGCGGGTTACCTGCAAGGAGACATCTCGTTCGGCCGGCTCAATTTGCTGGCCGGCGTACGCCTGGAGGCCACACAGGCTGACTATGGCGCCTACGCCAATGCGCCCGGGACCGACCCGGGTACACCATCCTCCTACCACTTTGTGAATCGTTACGCGAACTACGCTAACCTGTTCCCTTCGTTTCAGGCGAAATTCCAGTTTACCGACTATCTCCAGGCACGATTTGCGTACTCGACGGCGATCGGGCGTCCCACCTTCGGACAAGTTACCGCGGCGACAATCGTGAACCAGGTTGATCGAACAATCACCTCCGGCAATCCCGGCTTAAAGCCGACAACCGATAACAGCTTCGACCTGGCGGTCGATTTTTATCCCGTCAAAGGGGCTCTGTTTACGGTTGGCGTGTTCGATAAGGAGCTGGCAAATTACGTGTTTCAACGATCTCTTAACGTGCTGGTCAACAACGTTAACTATACGGAAACTACCTACTTGAATGGCGGCAGCGCCTACGCCCGTGGAATCGAACTGAACTATCAGCAGGAATTCGAATTCCTGCCGGGTTTCCTGTCCGGGTTTGGCATTGCCGCCAATTACACTTACGTCGACAGCAGGGGAAACGCGCACCCCACACAGGCCACGAGGCTCCCGTACACCGCGCCGAACCTTTACAACGTCAGTCTTTTTTACGATAAGTACGGGCTCCAATTTTCCCTTGCGGCCACATTCACCGACCGAAGCCTGGAGGCGATCGGCTCATCTACATTGACCGACCGATACTTCGATACAGAGTTTCACCTTGACCTTTCGGTAAGCTATCGGTTCTGCAACGGTCTAGGGCTCTACGTTCATGCAAAGAATCTTACCAACCAAGCGTTCAGGGTCTATGAAGGGTCTACAAACCGCCCCATCCAGCGGGAGTTTTACGGGGAAACCTACGTGGCCGGCGTACAATTCAAATTCTGA
- a CDS encoding oligosaccharide flippase family protein produces the protein MVSQTIRVFGVFLSTSQVGAKPFATFASALMLVGFCNMLRDLGQDPALLSLPELNRRYIRFHFLITAALGVLACGIISALVWCSPWFIDLQPVFIFMPALILTEAGYHTSQIVAQRRFAFRAIALIEVCAAISWLLTIVLVSFYHRTAAGLLFANLMEFLVRGTGLLLLEHTCLRPVTVPRKVIRYFGRYARILTIQSWIQHVGEHTDVALLRLLSNPGELGDYARVKQVLGIVFSLGVRLVDQVAAATYSAEQRSHTLLRRSVDRFLKLTLSGTLAALAGVCLFVLITWRGSPGADVNPMRLWWWALPLCLIRPVYWNFNLSFKATSRPQLLLSSVLVDTLLLLVFALISIPLLGARGLFLALIISSVSTVALQRLWSIEFRGSQVPLPAVLPEQKGV, from the coding sequence GTGGTCAGCCAGACGATTCGGGTCTTTGGCGTCTTCCTGTCTACTTCACAGGTCGGAGCAAAACCATTCGCGACCTTTGCGAGCGCGCTGATGCTCGTCGGCTTTTGCAACATGCTGCGCGACCTGGGCCAGGATCCCGCCCTCCTGAGCTTGCCTGAACTGAACCGGCGCTACATCCGATTTCATTTTCTGATCACCGCTGCCCTGGGCGTCCTTGCGTGTGGCATCATCTCGGCTTTGGTTTGGTGCAGCCCGTGGTTTATCGATCTGCAGCCGGTATTCATCTTCATGCCTGCATTGATCCTAACGGAGGCCGGCTATCATACGTCGCAAATCGTCGCCCAACGCCGGTTTGCGTTCCGGGCCATCGCGTTGATTGAGGTCTGCGCCGCGATAAGCTGGTTGCTGACGATCGTGCTGGTTTCTTTCTATCACCGCACCGCAGCCGGATTGCTGTTCGCCAACCTGATGGAATTCCTGGTCCGGGGAACGGGTTTGTTGCTGCTCGAGCATACCTGTTTGCGCCCGGTGACAGTCCCGAGAAAGGTCATCCGGTACTTCGGCCGGTACGCCAGAATTTTAACGATCCAATCCTGGATCCAACACGTGGGGGAACATACTGACGTAGCACTCTTACGCCTTCTATCAAACCCGGGCGAGCTGGGCGATTACGCGCGCGTCAAACAGGTATTGGGTATCGTTTTCTCCCTCGGCGTGAGGTTAGTCGACCAAGTGGCCGCCGCCACCTACAGCGCCGAGCAGCGATCACATACGTTGCTCAGGCGCTCGGTCGACCGCTTCCTGAAACTCACCCTTTCCGGCACGCTCGCGGCACTGGCAGGCGTCTGCCTTTTTGTGCTGATAACTTGGCGAGGTAGCCCCGGTGCAGACGTCAACCCGATGCGCCTGTGGTGGTGGGCGTTGCCTTTGTGCCTTATCCGCCCCGTTTATTGGAACTTTAACCTTTCGTTCAAAGCAACAAGCCGGCCGCAGCTGCTGCTCTCTTCCGTGTTGGTCGACACGTTACTGTTACTCGTTTTCGCGCTGATCTCGATTCCTCTACTCGGGGCGCGCGGGCTCTTCCTCGCCCTGATCATCAGCTCCGTCTCGACCGTTGCACTGCAGCGGCTCTGGTCGATTGAATTTCGAGGCTCGCAGGTTCCTCTGCCGGCCGTTCTCCCGGAACAAAAAGGCGTGTGA